The DNA window TTAATctctgatagtttttttttttttttaagaaattcacgttctttttatttatttatttatgactgtattgggtcttcgtttctgtgcgagggctttctctagttgtggcaagtggggaccactcttcatcgcggtgcgcgggcttctcaccatcacggcctctcttgttgtggagcacaggctccagacgcgcaggctcagtaattgtggctcacgggcccagttgctccgtggcatgtgggatcttcccagaccagggctcgaacccgtgtcccctgcattggcaggcagattctcaaccactgcgccaccaggaaagcccctctgatagtttttaaaatgacaaaactttTCACTAATCATTCCTGCTCTGCAACCAATTTTTTAACTTCCAgtcaatttttaacattttgtgaaAGCTAATTCTCAGAAGTTGGATTCATTTTCTTCAATCTATATAATTGAGATGACAATTTTGATGAGTTTCTTTCATTCCCCAATAACCCAATGAGTTGATGTAACCAGGCAAAATGAATGATCTAATGACCCACTCAGTCATGATCTAATGACTGTAATACTACTTTACAAAGCTATAATGATTCTAAAGCTCTCTAAGTctgctgaagaaataaaaataccaccTGTCAGAGAAAATGATTTATACATTCTTTGGTATGTGCAGCATAAATCATTGTCTAACTGGCATGACACCCACTTTTGCATCCTACGTTTTTAACCCTTTTTTGCCCCCTCCAcatagagaaaaagaatttacacTGCTCTTCACTAGATTTGTTTTTTGTCCTCAAAAAGTCCCAAATACGGCATCAATCTCTTTCCTCAGATCTCAGGAATAGAGGCTTCCTCCAGTCATCTATTCCCCCAAACATAACCTAGGCAAATAACTTCTATGTGTTCTCTGTAATGAATTTACCCTTACGAAGAGAGAAATCATGGAAGACTTATACCAATGGTTTCTTTCTCCGTCAATGATCAGGTACATTCCTGATTATATGCCCTCCCTCTATTTGTTGGTCCATTTCTAAGTCTCTACCAGTGGCTTTCAGGAGTACCTGGCTTGGGCTGTGTTTGATTCACAAGGGTCCTGATGGCAGGTCATGTTCCATCAGTTTTTTCCATccaatcttaaaaaagagaaaaaggattctCTCAATCTGTGGCATACAGTACAAAcgttgaaattatttttaaatatatatatatatgtatacatatttataaacataaagaCAAACACAAAGATTTAATTTCACGTCAGTTTTCAGGCTTCAGTTTCATTCCAAGCAACTTCTTTCccatatatttctaaatgttaaatTCTGGGAAAATTAGTTACAACTGAATATTCATTGAATTCATTAAAGTGTATgtaggtggttttttttttaagaagccaaTTCTTATCTGGCCTAAAAGGaatctatttaaattaaaaattcaatcagtaaattcaacaaatatctattgaacaCCTACTGCTCAACAGTCCCTGGATACTTAGGGACAAATAAGGAACAGTTTCCACATTCAAGAAGTTTATAAGCTGATAGGAGAGAACGAACCAGAACTACATATAATTTAAATCAGATTGGGATAACTaccacaatattaaaaaaaaaaaaaagccacaaaaacaTAGGTTGTACCTGGGAATCATGGAAGATTTCAAAAAGTTCCCTTGACAAAAAGATAATGCTTCAACTGGAATGGAATTGGGAGTGGAGAGTAGTAATAGAATCCTGGGGAAGAGAGTCAAGTGGGGTGCAGTATAGATGTAGTCTCAGATGAGTGAGGGCATATTGGGAGACAAGGCTGAAGTCTGATGAAGATAATAAtactagctaatatttattgagcatttactatgtgccaagtactatttaaagcactttacatatattaacttatttgatcctcacaactacCCTATGAGGAAtgtactgttattattcccattttatagatggcaaAACTGAGGTATAGAACAGTTAAGTAGTCTGCTCATGGTTACACAGACAGATAACAGTTATGGAGCCAGGATCTTGAAatccataaataataaaagaagaacaaattctATCTCACCCCTAACTACATTCATTATAAGAGCAATTAACAGGTATCTTAACTACCCCTTCCCCCATTAACTCCTAggccatccttcaaggcccagctcaaatgttTCCTTCCTACAAAACCTTTCTTGATCCCCCAGCTGAACAACATATATTTCTCCTCTAAGCTTCGTAGCACTTATCTGGATCAATCTTACAGCAAACAGCTTATGAACAAAATCTTAATATTTCATTCCTAGCATTACAGATTTTATGTGCATCATTCCCTCTTTTAAGTTCTCCTTTATACTTTGTATTCTCCACCACTCCTAGGACAGTACCTGGCACGTAAAGGTAGCTATATCTATGGAGCACTTATTTTTGGCAAGGCATTGTGCTGAGTATTTTACAGGAATTCTCTCACAAAATCCTTACAGCAACCCTATTCATGCATTCAGTCGCTATTTTCAGTCCCTTCTGTGGCAGATAAAATACTagatgctgggcttccctggtggcgcagtggttaagaatctgcctgccaatgcaggggacacgggttcgagccctggtctgggaagatcccacatgccacggagcaactgggcccgtgagccacaactactgagcctgcgcgtctggagcctgtgctccgcaacgggagaggccgcgacagagagaggcccgcgcaccgcgatgaagagtggcccccgctcgccgcaactggagaaagccctcgcgcagaaacgaagacacaacacagccaaaaaaataaatataaattaattaattaaagaaacgtttaaaaaaaaaatactagatgcCTCTTAAACTCAGTAAACAAGGCAGATATGGTCCAtgtcctcaagaagctcacagtctaTGGAGATTGGTACTATTGGTATCCTCTAGAATAGAGATGAGGAAaagtgaggctcaaagaagttaattTGTTTGCCCAGAATCACACAGCAAAAAAGTGGCAGAGTCTGAATTCAAACTCAGCTCTCCAGACTGGATATTTGGGACCCTGTGCATATAACCACTATGTTCTAGAGGAGGCACCTGATAAACACTTACTGAAGGAAAAGTTTTAGAAAACTCCTACAATGAAAACTATCCCGAGGATAATGAAGACTTCCATTCAATTTCGCTGAGAGGAAAGCAGGAAATGAGCAACAGTGCAGATGGAGGTTGTAGTAGTATCCTCATACACACCTGATAGCTCAGAACTGCTAATCAAGCCATCTGCTGAGGAGACCTGCTCAGCACTGAGGATTTCCTCGTGTCCCTTAAAGTGGTCTCTCCTGAGCAACAAGGCTTCGCTGCGCACCAGGATGGTGTAGCGAAGTCACTAATTCACAATGAGACCCTGTATCTCCTACCAGACAACCGGTGGCGTGGAATGGAAGGTAAAGACGCACGACTCCTTATTTAAACGTGGGGCAACTATTCTTGAAAGGTGAACCCCCGCCCCCGAGAGAAGCGGCCTCCAAAAAAAGGTGTGAGTCTATACTTCTCACCGGAGGAGTGAGGAAGCAACCACGAGGGGATTACGAGAGACCCTACACACAACGCAGGCACCCCTGGCCCTGTGGGCCGGACATCCCACAGCCCACAGCCTGCTGGCCAGACAGACTCCCTTCTCCAAACGCCACTGTGGCAGCCGCACTGTTTGGCCTATCCTAGTCATCTCCCCAAACAAAAGAGGTTTTACAGTAGCGATATCCTAAAATATAGACCAGGCATTAATAGGCGCCTGGAGGCACGCGTCTTACTCCCCACAATTTCTTAGCCCAACAGACCACCTGACTTTACAACAGGTTCTCCGCGTTAAGCGGCGGAGACGACCTCTAAGGGCCAGCTCCTGGCCCAGGGGCTCCTGCGACAGCGTGAACAGACAGCCTCAGCCACTGGGTCGACTCCGTCTCCCGCGACCCGCCAGCCggcaggccccgccccgccccctacGCTCCGGCAGTTAGCCCGACAACCCGCTCACAGGAGCGGCGGCCGGGACACAGTAGGCTTGTTCTGTGCGGGCCGCGCGCTTCACCGCCCCCGCCACGCCCCTCGACCCCTCATCGCCAATGGCCTGCTGCGCCGGCGCAGGATGCTCCAGGCCCAGCCCCCCCTCGACGACCGGGCGCTGAGCGCATGCGCCTTGAGAGGCCGGCTGGGTGAGGGCTTCCTAGTGAGGGAGGGGGAGACGGAAATGGAGGGGCTCCGCGCATGCCTTCGCCCCTGACACCGAGCCCGCTGGAGAGCGCGTTGGGCGGAGCCGGGGGCGGCGGTCGCCGGGGAGATCGAGGCCCTGGGTTCGACCCCGAGCTGGAGCGGGGTCCCGGAGGCCCGCTAACCCGCcggtgtttgtgtgtatgtgcccTCGCAGGGAGACATGGAGAACTGTTTGGCGGCCGCGGCGCTGAACGGGGTGGACCGACGTTCCCTGCAACGCTCGGCTAGGCTGGGTCAAGAAGTGCTGGAGCGGGCCAAAAGGAGGGCGGTGGACTGGCATTCGGTGGAGCTTCCCACAGGCAGCGTGGGGGTCATTTCCCGGGAGCGGCCCTACAGAGAAAGAGGGCCGGCAGCCGGCCCCCATCGCCTTCTCCCAGGAGAGGTGAGGGCGCCAGTGCTGCGGGACCAGCCCATTTATTCGCTCAGCAGCGGCTTGCTGAGAACCAGGGCACGCCACACAGCAGCACCCGAGAGATCCTGTCCTTGGCGGAAGCTGTTAAGTATCAGGACAGTGAACCGGAAAGCCTTTTGAAAACGCTTGACATTTGACAGATTCCTATTGGCTAGCTTTAG is part of the Balaenoptera musculus isolate JJ_BM4_2016_0621 chromosome 8, mBalMus1.pri.v3, whole genome shotgun sequence genome and encodes:
- the AKIP1 gene encoding A-kinase-interacting protein 1 isoform X5; translation: MENCLAAAALNGVDRRSLQRSARLGQEVLERAKRRAVDWHSVELPTGSVGVISRERPYRERGPAAGPHRLLPGEVRAPVLRDQPIYSLSSGLLRTRARHTAAPERSCPWRKLEKKDTQPSMLPSEQWLNSWTILQVSVGNIIHLCQRKEGQPTSIVITEGSRSCTCARTLGMVRLRTSPRTST
- the AKIP1 gene encoding A-kinase-interacting protein 1 isoform X3 codes for the protein MENCLAAAALNGVDRRSLQRSARLGQEVLERAKRRAVDWHSVELPTGSVGVISRERPYRERGPAAGPHRLLPGEVRAPVLRDQPIYSLSSGLLRTRARHTAAPERSCPWRKLEKKDTQPSMLPSEQWLNSWTILQVSVGNIIHLCQRKEGQPTSIVITEGSRSCTCARTLGMVRDKTAPLVSEASVRHQSVH